The following nucleotide sequence is from Deinococcus radiotolerans.
GAGCATCTCGCGCTTCTCGGTCGTCTCGGTCAGCGGCTGGCCGAGGCGTTCGTCCGTGTTGCCCCGCACCTCCAGGACCCCGTGCTGCGCCTTGAGCTGCTGCTGGAGGTGCCACGCGCCGGCTGGATCGGCGCCGCCGAACAGCTGATCCCCCAGGTTCACCCAGACGTCCGGCTGATGGGCCTCGATGTCCCTGGCGACCGGATCAAGGGCCCAGCGGTTGCCGTGCACGTCGCCGAAGACCGCGATCTTCATGCCGGGTCGCCTTCAGGCACGAATTCCTGAGCCTGCTGCGGCTGAGGTTCGACCGGGGCGGTGGGCGCGAGCAGGTGATTCACAGCGACCGCGAGTACGGCACCCAAGAGTGGGGCCACCCAGTACAGCCAGTGCGCGGTCCAGAGGCCACTGGCCAGCGCCGGGCCGAAGGAGCGGGCGGGGTTCATGCTGGCCCCGGTGATCGGACCACCCATCGCGGCTTCCAGGGCGACGACGCCCCCGACGACCCAGGGCAGGCCGGAGCGCAACGCGACCAGGAGCAGGAAGAACGTCAGGATCAGTTCGAGGGTGAAGGCTTGCAGGACGCTGCCCGCAGGCATCGTCACCCCAAGATTGCCCTTCAGGCCGAACAGGGCCAGCAGCGCAA
It contains:
- a CDS encoding MIP/aquaporin family protein, producing the protein MSVPLSRAAAAEGLGTFALVFFGPGAAVVQAQTGVLGHLGVAAIFGLTVTAVIAALAPISGAHINPAATFALTLAGQFPRTRVLPYVAAQLIGASLAAFALLALFGLKGNLGVTMPAGSVLQAFTLELILTFFLLLVALRSGLPWVVGGVVALEAAMGGPITGASMNPARSFGPALASGLWTAHWLYWVAPLLGAVLAVAVNHLLAPTAPVEPQPQQAQEFVPEGDPA